From Verrucomicrobiia bacterium, the proteins below share one genomic window:
- a CDS encoding peroxiredoxin encodes MALRLGDEAPNFSAETTEGKFDFHQWLGTGWGILFSHPRDYTPVCTTELGAVAKMKGEFDKRNVKVVAISVDPLDSHKGWINDINETQHTTMNFPIIADPDKKVAGLYDMIHPNADDTFTVRSVFIIGPDKKIKLTLTYPASTGRNFLELLRVVDSLQLTAKHKVATPANWEDGQDCIISPAVKDEDIPANFPKGHRRVKPYLRYTPQPNK; translated from the coding sequence ATGGCACTGCGTTTAGGCGATGAAGCGCCGAATTTTTCGGCGGAGACGACGGAAGGCAAATTTGATTTTCACCAATGGCTCGGCACTGGATGGGGGATTCTTTTTTCCCATCCGCGCGATTATACGCCGGTTTGCACGACGGAATTGGGCGCGGTCGCGAAGATGAAAGGCGAATTCGACAAGCGCAACGTGAAGGTCGTCGCCATCAGCGTGGACCCGCTGGATTCGCACAAGGGCTGGATCAATGACATCAACGAAACGCAGCATACGACGATGAATTTCCCGATCATCGCCGACCCGGACAAAAAAGTCGCGGGTTTGTATGACATGATTCATCCGAATGCCGACGATACGTTCACGGTGCGCTCGGTGTTCATCATTGGGCCCGATAAAAAGATCAAGCTCACGCTGACTTATCCGGCTTCGACGGGACGCAATTTTCTCGAATTGCTGCGCGTGGTTGATTCGTTGCAGTTGACGGCGAAGCATAAGGTCGCGACGCCAGCGAATTGGGAAGACGGCCAGGATTGCATCATCTCGCCCGCGGTGAAAGACGAGGATATTCCCGCGAATTTTCCGAAGGGGCACCGCCGAGTGAAGCCGTATTTGCGTTATACGCCGCAGCCGAATAAATAA
- a CDS encoding Tm-1-like ATP-binding domain-containing protein, translating to MATIALLGTMDTKGDEHAFVARQIRARGHDVLVIDTGILDEPSLRPDVAREEVAAAAGHDLAAAIQTRDRGAAVQIMVEGAPIILARLAAEKKISGVISLGGGGGTAIGTAAMRALPIGFPKVMVSTLACGNTAQYVGVKDIVMFPSIVDIAGLNRISRQILTRAAGAICGMVESVHSDDASTADKPIIAASMFGNTTDCVQAARKILEQAGYEVLVFHATGTGGRTMESLIETGLVAGVLDVTTTEWADELVGGVLSAGSQRLEAAAKNGVPAVVAPGCLDMVNFHGPETIPAKFKGRKFYPHNPQVTLMRTTADECAQLGLIIANKLNISTGPVTVLLPHGGISVISQPSQPFADTDADQKLFGALKRGLRPDIEVIEMDCAINDPAFAEACAGALLKNIAAAKAH from the coding sequence ATGGCCACCATCGCACTTCTCGGCACAATGGATACCAAGGGCGACGAACACGCCTTTGTCGCCCGGCAAATTCGCGCACGCGGCCATGATGTGCTGGTCATTGACACCGGCATTTTAGACGAACCCTCTTTGCGGCCTGACGTTGCGCGCGAGGAAGTCGCCGCCGCCGCCGGTCACGACCTCGCCGCCGCCATTCAAACCCGCGACCGCGGCGCGGCCGTGCAAATCATGGTTGAAGGTGCGCCGATCATCCTCGCGCGCCTTGCCGCTGAAAAAAAAATCTCCGGTGTCATTTCTCTCGGCGGCGGTGGCGGCACGGCCATCGGGACCGCCGCGATGCGCGCCCTGCCCATCGGTTTTCCCAAAGTCATGGTGTCCACCCTCGCGTGCGGCAACACCGCGCAATATGTCGGCGTCAAAGACATCGTGATGTTTCCCAGCATCGTGGACATCGCGGGACTCAATCGCATTTCGCGCCAGATCCTGACCCGCGCTGCCGGGGCGATTTGTGGGATGGTTGAGTCGGTTCATTCGGACGATGCTTCCACCGCCGACAAACCCATTATCGCCGCCAGCATGTTCGGCAACACCACCGACTGCGTCCAGGCCGCGCGAAAAATTCTCGAGCAAGCCGGATATGAAGTGCTCGTTTTCCACGCCACGGGAACTGGTGGTCGCACGATGGAATCGCTCATTGAAACCGGACTCGTCGCGGGCGTGCTCGATGTCACGACGACTGAATGGGCGGATGAATTGGTCGGCGGCGTATTGAGCGCGGGCTCGCAACGCCTCGAAGCCGCTGCAAAAAATGGCGTGCCTGCTGTCGTCGCGCCCGGCTGCCTCGACATGGTGAATTTTCACGGGCCCGAAACCATTCCCGCCAAATTCAAAGGCCGCAAATTTTATCCGCACAACCCGCAAGTCACCCTAATGCGCACCACCGCCGACGAATGCGCTCAACTCGGCTTGATCATCGCAAATAAATTAAACATCTCCACCGGCCCCGTGACTGTATTGTTGCCCCACGGCGGCATCAGCGTGATCAGTCAGCCGAGTCAGCCGTTTGCGGACACCGATGCCGATCAAAAATTATTCGGTGCCCTCAAGCGCGGACTCCGGCCGGACATCGAAGTCATTGAAATGGATTGTGCGATAAATGATCCCGCCTTTGCCGAAGCCTGCGCCGGCGCCCTGCTAAAAAATATCGCCGCCGCAAAAGCGCATTAG
- a CDS encoding phosphoenolpyruvate hydrolase family protein produces the protein MPNPWTGKGNPYTRKEVIARLRATLKRGEPVIAAGAGTGISAKFIERGGADLIIIYNSGRFRMAGHGSTAGLMAYGDANAVAMEIGEHEVLPVVEEIPVICGVHATDPRRRMWHWLLQVKAMGFSGVNNFPTHTIVDGHFRQVLEETGMSVEKEFEMVALARKMDLFSIVYVATPDEAKEMAKAGADAIIAHVGTTVGGSIGVRGATCTMDDAVDRTQSIIEGARKVRKDIIFLSHGGPISTPANAAYINEHTDCVGFVGASSLERLAVEKSLTDLTREFKKIPVQKKSLRAFGKS, from the coding sequence ATGCCAAATCCCTGGACTGGAAAAGGAAATCCTTACACGCGCAAGGAAGTCATCGCCCGGCTGCGGGCGACGTTGAAGCGAGGCGAACCGGTGATCGCGGCGGGCGCGGGCACGGGCATCAGCGCCAAATTCATCGAGCGCGGCGGGGCGGACCTGATCATCATTTATAATTCCGGGCGCTTCCGCATGGCGGGCCACGGTTCGACGGCGGGCTTGATGGCTTATGGCGATGCAAATGCCGTCGCGATGGAAATCGGCGAACACGAAGTGCTGCCGGTGGTGGAAGAAATTCCGGTGATTTGCGGCGTGCATGCCACCGACCCGCGCCGCCGGATGTGGCATTGGCTGTTGCAGGTGAAAGCGATGGGATTTTCCGGCGTGAATAATTTTCCGACGCACACGATTGTGGATGGGCATTTTCGCCAAGTGCTTGAAGAAACCGGCATGAGCGTGGAGAAGGAATTTGAGATGGTTGCGCTCGCGCGAAAGATGGATTTGTTCAGCATCGTTTATGTGGCGACGCCGGACGAGGCGAAGGAGATGGCGAAGGCGGGCGCGGATGCGATCATTGCGCACGTGGGGACGACGGTTGGCGGCTCGATTGGCGTGCGTGGGGCGACTTGCACGATGGACGACGCGGTGGACCGGACGCAGAGCATCATCGAAGGCGCGCGCAAGGTTCGCAAAGATATTATTTTTCTGTCGCACGGCGGGCCGATCAGCACCCCGGCGAATGCGGCTTATATCAATGAACACACGGATTGCGTTGGCTTCGTCGGCGCGTCGAGTTTGGAAAGATTGGCCGTGGAAAAATCGCTGACGGACCTGACGCGGGAGTTCAAAAAAATCCCGGTGCAAAAAAAATCACTGAGGGCGTTTGGAAAAAGCTAA
- a CDS encoding agmatine deiminase family protein — MPAEWEPHTGTWFTWPRPEGISFPDKYDTVPPVYAELIRHLVQVEDVNINVWDAKMEAWVRDLLRENKTPLERVRFHHFPAYEPWCRDHGPIFLVREKNGQRERAVVDWDYNAWGGKYPPFDLDDAIPQHVAKLRELPLFSPDIVMEGGSIEVNGCGTVLTTEACLLNPNRNPQLTKTQIEKYLCDYLGVSNVLWLGEGIVGDDTDGHIDDISRFVNPTTIVTVVEEDPADENYELLQENLRRLRELRDQDGKLFRIVELPMPGVVEYDGQRLAASYANFYIANEMVLVPTYRHANDVKTLEILQKEFPGRRMVGVDSTELIWGLGSFHCISQQEPR; from the coding sequence ATGCCCGCGGAATGGGAACCGCACACGGGGACATGGTTCACCTGGCCGCGTCCCGAAGGCATCAGCTTTCCCGATAAATACGACACTGTGCCGCCCGTGTATGCGGAGTTGATCCGGCATCTGGTTCAGGTTGAGGACGTGAACATCAACGTGTGGGACGCGAAGATGGAAGCGTGGGTGCGGGATTTGTTGCGCGAAAATAAAACGCCGCTGGAGCGTGTGCGCTTCCATCATTTTCCGGCGTATGAACCGTGGTGCCGCGATCACGGGCCAATTTTTTTGGTGCGCGAGAAAAATGGGCAGCGTGAGCGCGCGGTGGTGGATTGGGATTATAATGCGTGGGGTGGAAAATATCCGCCGTTTGATTTGGACGACGCAATTCCGCAACACGTCGCGAAGCTGCGCGAGTTGCCGCTGTTCTCGCCTGACATCGTCATGGAAGGCGGCTCGATTGAAGTGAACGGCTGCGGCACGGTTTTGACGACGGAAGCATGTTTGCTGAATCCAAATCGCAATCCGCAGCTTACCAAAACGCAGATCGAGAAATATCTTTGCGATTACCTGGGGGTTTCAAATGTGCTTTGGCTGGGCGAGGGGATCGTGGGCGACGATACCGACGGGCACATTGATGATATTTCGCGTTTCGTGAATCCGACGACGATTGTCACGGTGGTGGAGGAAGACCCGGCGGATGAGAATTACGAACTGTTGCAGGAAAATTTGCGGCGCTTGCGCGAGTTGCGCGACCAGGATGGGAAATTATTTCGCATCGTGGAATTGCCGATGCCCGGGGTGGTGGAATACGACGGGCAGCGTCTGGCCGCGAGCTACGCGAATTTTTATATCGCGAACGAAATGGTGCTTGTGCCAACCTACCGCCATGCGAACGACGTGAAGACGCTGGAGATTTTGCAAAAGGAATTTCCCGGGCGGCGCATGGTGGGCGTGGATTCGACGGAATTGATTTGGGGACTGGGATCGTTTCATTGCATCAGCCAGCAGGAGCCGAGGTAA
- a CDS encoding aldo/keto reductase → MMRTIVLGNSPLVSSRLAYGCWRLAGTWNPAEVTAEAVVQGRRAVVAAYEAGYTLFDHADIYCRGEAERIFGEALKDMPGVREKILIATKCGIRFPGEPEPASPHRYDFSEEHIIKSCEGSLKRLRIETIDLYQLHRPDFLADPEEIASAFVKLEKAGKARFFGVSNFRPSLVTALQAACPMRLVVNQVEISLGKLDCFTDGTLDQCLAEKITPLAWSPLARGILGDGGGSVTPNLKPVEGQEKILAVLDATASAHGVSRTVIALSWLLKHPSGIVPIVGSINPERIREAARAVEVELSREEWYQLLVAARGVPLP, encoded by the coding sequence ATGATGCGAACGATTGTTTTGGGAAATAGCCCGTTGGTCAGCAGCCGACTGGCTTATGGCTGCTGGCGATTGGCGGGAACGTGGAATCCGGCGGAGGTGACAGCCGAGGCGGTGGTGCAGGGGCGGCGCGCGGTGGTTGCCGCATACGAGGCGGGATACACGCTGTTCGACCACGCCGATATTTATTGCCGCGGCGAGGCGGAGCGGATTTTTGGCGAGGCGCTAAAGGACATGCCGGGCGTGCGCGAAAAGATTTTGATCGCGACGAAATGCGGAATCCGTTTCCCCGGCGAGCCGGAGCCGGCGAGTCCGCATCGTTATGATTTTTCGGAAGAACATATCATCAAGTCTTGCGAAGGCTCTTTGAAGCGGCTGCGGATCGAGACGATTGATCTCTATCAGTTGCATCGGCCGGACTTTTTGGCGGACCCGGAGGAAATCGCGTCGGCGTTCGTGAAATTAGAAAAAGCGGGCAAGGCGCGGTTTTTCGGCGTAAGTAATTTCCGGCCTTCTTTGGTCACGGCGTTGCAAGCAGCATGCCCGATGCGGCTGGTGGTAAATCAAGTCGAGATCAGTTTAGGAAAATTGGATTGTTTCACAGACGGAACGCTTGACCAGTGTCTGGCCGAAAAGATAACGCCGCTGGCGTGGAGTCCGCTGGCGCGAGGAATATTGGGCGACGGCGGCGGAAGCGTGACGCCTAATCTCAAGCCGGTCGAAGGGCAGGAAAAAATTCTGGCGGTGCTGGACGCGACGGCGTCTGCCCACGGGGTGAGCCGAACGGTGATTGCGTTGTCGTGGTTGCTGAAACATCCGAGCGGCATCGTTCCGATTGTGGGCTCGATCAATCCGGAGAGAATTCGCGAAGCGGCGCGCGCGGTGGAGGTAGAACTTTCGCGCGAAGAATGGTATCAGCTGCTGGTCGCGGCGCGGGGAGTACCTTTGCCGTAG
- a CDS encoding DNA starvation/stationary phase protection protein, with protein sequence MKRNNGTQTAARVSKALATPTDLSESGVAEICGVLRQLLADVFALYMKTKNFHWHMSGPHFRDYHLLLDEHSDQIFAMTDDIAERARKIGGNTLHSISDIAKYQRLKDNNAEFVAPSDMLAELRDDNLSLIKYFRFAHEVCEEHKDIATASLIEVWVDQTERRTWFLSEAARA encoded by the coding sequence ATGAAAAGAAATAACGGAACCCAAACCGCCGCGCGCGTCTCTAAAGCCCTCGCCACGCCCACTGACCTCAGCGAATCCGGTGTCGCCGAAATCTGCGGCGTTTTGCGCCAGCTCCTCGCCGATGTTTTCGCGCTTTATATGAAGACAAAAAATTTCCATTGGCACATGAGCGGCCCGCATTTCCGCGATTACCATTTGCTGCTCGATGAGCATTCCGACCAAATTTTTGCCATGACCGACGACATCGCCGAACGCGCTCGCAAGATCGGCGGCAATACGCTTCATTCCATCAGCGACATTGCGAAATACCAGCGCCTCAAAGATAACAACGCTGAATTCGTTGCTCCGTCCGACATGCTCGCCGAACTTCGCGATGACAATCTTTCATTGATCAAATATTTCCGTTTTGCCCACGAAGTTTGCGAGGAACACAAAGACATCGCGACTGCGAGCTTGATCGAAGTGTGGGTGGACCAGACGGAGCGGCGCACCTGGTTTCTCTCTGAAGCCGCGCGCGCCTGA
- a CDS encoding haloacid dehalogenase-like hydrolase, whose product MPSAPANSQASTVPLCVDLDGTLIRTDVLWVSMRLLLKRNPFYLFLIGGWFLRGRALMKMKIAERVELNAALLPYHQPFFEYLKSEKSQGRMLVLATAADFRLAKTVADHVGLFDEVVASDGKTNQRGRNKGHTLSAKFGRKNFDYAGNSTVDLPVWEQSRCAIVVNADESLVARARRIAEVSLVFP is encoded by the coding sequence ATGCCCTCCGCGCCCGCCAACTCGCAAGCCTCTACGGTCCCGCTCTGCGTGGACCTCGACGGCACGTTGATTCGCACGGATGTCCTGTGGGTCTCCATGCGACTGCTGCTCAAACGCAATCCGTTTTATCTGTTTTTGATCGGCGGTTGGTTCCTGCGCGGCCGGGCTTTGATGAAAATGAAAATTGCCGAACGCGTCGAATTAAATGCCGCATTGCTTCCCTATCATCAGCCGTTTTTCGAATATTTAAAATCGGAAAAAAGCCAGGGACGCATGCTCGTGCTGGCGACCGCTGCGGATTTTCGACTCGCGAAAACAGTTGCGGATCATGTCGGCCTCTTTGACGAAGTCGTCGCCAGCGATGGCAAAACCAACCAGCGCGGGCGAAATAAAGGCCACACGCTCTCCGCAAAATTTGGCAGGAAAAATTTTGATTACGCGGGAAATTCCACAGTTGACCTTCCGGTGTGGGAACAGTCGCGTTGCGCCATCGTCGTCAATGCCGACGAAAGTCTCGTGGCCCGCGCGCGCCGCATCGCTGAAGTAAGCCTGGTCTTTCCGTAA
- a CDS encoding ThuA domain-containing protein, with amino-acid sequence MKIKNFYIFLLIVIAGCAAPQKQAEQKIKVLILTGGHAFKAEPFFKMFDDNPEITWTTDKDIKTAEPYDRADLFSYDVVVLYDSPVNMTDAQRARFLALFDHGIGVIVLHHAYLSYPMWPEFERITGGRYIYQKEQMTNGIQSSTYKGDVDIPITVVDKDNPITAGLSDFTLHDERYFNMHMRDNFTPLLKSGDQVVAWSRKEINSRLVGIIVGHGCYEDPNFRKLLQQSIHWAAKR; translated from the coding sequence ATGAAAATAAAAAACTTCTATATTTTTTTGCTGATTGTAATCGCCGGCTGCGCTGCGCCACAAAAACAAGCCGAGCAAAAAATCAAGGTGCTCATCCTCACGGGCGGCCACGCGTTTAAAGCGGAGCCTTTTTTCAAGATGTTCGATGATAATCCCGAGATCACATGGACGACCGACAAGGACATCAAAACGGCCGAGCCCTATGATCGCGCAGACTTGTTTAGTTATGATGTGGTGGTGCTTTATGATTCCCCGGTGAACATGACCGATGCGCAGCGCGCGCGATTTCTCGCTTTGTTCGACCACGGCATAGGTGTGATCGTGCTGCATCATGCGTATCTGTCATATCCGATGTGGCCCGAGTTCGAGCGCATCACGGGTGGCCGTTATATTTATCAAAAAGAACAGATGACGAATGGAATCCAGTCATCCACTTATAAAGGCGACGTAGATATTCCCATCACGGTGGTGGACAAAGACAATCCCATCACTGCCGGGCTGTCCGATTTCACGCTGCACGACGAGCGCTATTTCAATATGCACATGCGGGATAATTTCACGCCGCTGCTCAAAAGCGGAGACCAGGTCGTCGCGTGGTCGCGCAAAGAAATCAATTCACGCCTGGTCGGAATCATCGTCGGTCATGGCTGCTACGAAGACCCGAATTTCCGAAAGTTGCTTCAACAAAGCATCCACTGGGCAGCCAAGCGGTAA
- the lnt gene encoding apolipoprotein N-acyltransferase produces the protein MGKLPRLKLLSCIRSRYPWAILAGLLLAASLPKISVAGLAWVAPGLILLAAVGTNGRQTFRIGYAAGLAHYLASLYWLLLIPVRGFPILGWAALSAFMALYPATWTWLCWKLFPAKMDGKGSASSVENLAEQFFTVPWASRMLWTITGAASWVALEMIAARFLGGFPWNILGSSQYKLVPLIQIASITGIYGLSFLVVWSALSILCAAAIVVRRPAKRSAWVAEIILPMFAVAALCFTGSQKLLRSKTNSPEVTVALIQPSIPQSLIWDPLEDSHRFNELLQLSTTAAKEKPDIILWPEAALPRMLRYDREIYEATTGLARSNHAWMIIGSDDEEPKPHATSPRDADHFNASFLISPDGRLVERYKKRNLVIFGEYVPFSGWMPFLKYFTPIDGFFTPGDRITPFQLEDPHVKISVLICFEDVFPHFAREYVDDDTDFLVNLTNDGWFGDGAAQWQQGAAGIFRAVENGVPLVCCSNNGLTCWIDANGRLRQIFESKEHGIYGEGFLVAHIPALAIGEKRAATFYRAHGDVFGWSCVAFVLLQFIRTVAANRLHKT, from the coding sequence TTGGGCAAGCTGCCACGATTGAAATTGCTGTCCTGCATCCGAAGCCGCTATCCGTGGGCGATTCTCGCCGGCCTGCTGCTTGCTGCGTCGCTGCCGAAAATAAGCGTCGCCGGGTTGGCGTGGGTCGCGCCGGGATTGATCCTGCTCGCCGCCGTTGGCACTAATGGCCGGCAAACTTTCCGCATCGGTTACGCCGCCGGTCTGGCGCACTATCTCGCATCGCTCTATTGGCTGCTGCTGATTCCCGTGCGCGGATTTCCTATTCTTGGCTGGGCGGCTCTGAGTGCATTTATGGCGCTCTATCCCGCCACCTGGACGTGGCTTTGCTGGAAATTATTCCCGGCGAAAATGGACGGCAAAGGTTCCGCATCATCTGTCGAAAACCTGGCCGAACAATTCTTCACCGTGCCCTGGGCGAGCCGCATGCTCTGGACAATCACCGGTGCCGCCTCCTGGGTGGCACTGGAAATGATCGCCGCCCGTTTTCTCGGTGGATTTCCCTGGAACATCCTGGGTAGCTCGCAATACAAACTCGTCCCGCTGATCCAAATTGCTTCGATCACTGGCATCTACGGCCTGTCCTTCCTTGTCGTGTGGAGTGCGCTTTCGATTTTGTGCGCAGCGGCTATCGTGGTTCGCCGCCCGGCCAAACGCTCGGCTTGGGTCGCCGAAATTATTTTGCCGATGTTCGCGGTCGCGGCCCTTTGCTTCACCGGCTCTCAAAAATTGTTGCGTTCAAAAACAAATTCGCCCGAAGTCACCGTCGCGCTCATCCAGCCGAGCATTCCGCAAAGCTTGATTTGGGACCCGCTGGAGGATTCGCATCGCTTCAACGAATTGCTGCAACTTTCCACGACGGCGGCAAAAGAAAAACCCGACATCATCCTCTGGCCTGAAGCCGCGTTGCCGCGCATGCTCCGCTACGATCGCGAAATTTATGAAGCCACTACCGGTCTCGCACGCTCCAATCACGCTTGGATGATTATCGGTTCCGATGATGAAGAGCCCAAACCGCACGCCACCTCGCCGCGCGATGCCGATCATTTCAACGCCAGCTTTCTCATCAGCCCCGACGGCCGGCTCGTGGAGCGTTATAAAAAGCGCAACCTCGTTATATTCGGCGAATACGTTCCCTTCAGTGGATGGATGCCGTTTTTAAAATATTTCACGCCGATTGATGGTTTCTTCACGCCGGGCGACCGCATCACTCCTTTTCAACTCGAAGATCCGCACGTGAAAATTTCCGTGCTCATCTGTTTCGAGGATGTCTTCCCTCATTTCGCGCGGGAATACGTGGATGACGATACCGACTTCCTCGTGAACCTCACCAATGACGGCTGGTTCGGCGACGGCGCGGCCCAATGGCAGCAGGGCGCAGCCGGAATTTTTCGCGCCGTGGAAAATGGCGTGCCGCTCGTCTGCTGCTCGAACAATGGCCTCACCTGTTGGATAGATGCCAATGGCCGCCTCCGCCAGATTTTTGAAAGCAAAGAACACGGTATTTACGGCGAAGGATTTTTGGTCGCGCACATACCCGCATTGGCTATTGGCGAGAAGCGGGCCGCGACTTTTTACCGCGCTCACGGGGACGTTTTTGGTTGGAGTTGCGTGGCCTTCGTCCTGTTGCAATTCATACGCACGGTTGCCGCAAATAGACTTCATAAAACCTAA
- a CDS encoding glycosyltransferase family 2 protein — MACHPIAESTSIGADLMSTLQIVIPMAGRGSRFANAGYTTPKPLIPLGGRPMIQWVIDNIRPNRPHRFIFLCLAEHLTAYPEVPAELRRLCPGCEIVPVAQVTEGAACTVLLARKFIDSTDPLMIANSDQLVELNVNDYLAAADAPNVGGLIMTFWSDHPKWSYCRLDKNEAVTEVVEKKVVSNEATVGIYNFRAGHDYVRAADAMIAANLRVNNEFYVAPTYNQLIGEGAKIITMKTGREYAGMHGVGTPEDMELFKKTEFFRQHAAPLTRH, encoded by the coding sequence ATGGCTTGTCATCCAATCGCCGAATCCACAAGTATAGGCGCGGATTTGATGAGCACATTACAAATTGTCATACCGATGGCCGGACGCGGCTCCCGCTTCGCCAATGCGGGTTACACGACTCCCAAACCACTCATCCCACTGGGCGGCCGCCCGATGATTCAATGGGTCATTGATAATATCCGCCCGAATCGGCCGCATCGTTTTATTTTCCTCTGCCTCGCCGAGCATCTTACGGCTTATCCCGAAGTGCCTGCTGAACTCCGCCGCCTCTGTCCCGGTTGCGAAATTGTTCCTGTCGCGCAAGTCACCGAAGGCGCGGCTTGCACGGTGTTGCTCGCACGCAAATTTATTGATTCGACCGATCCGCTCATGATCGCGAACAGCGATCAACTCGTGGAACTCAACGTCAACGACTATCTCGCCGCTGCCGATGCTCCCAACGTCGGCGGATTGATCATGACATTCTGGTCGGATCATCCCAAGTGGTCGTATTGCCGATTGGATAAAAACGAGGCCGTCACCGAGGTCGTGGAAAAAAAAGTCGTGAGCAATGAAGCGACCGTGGGCATTTATAATTTTCGCGCGGGACACGATTACGTCCGCGCCGCCGATGCCATGATCGCCGCCAACCTGCGCGTGAACAATGAATTTTACGTCGCGCCCACCTACAATCAACTGATCGGCGAAGGCGCAAAAATCATCACCATGAAAACCGGCCGCGAATACGCCGGGATGCACGGCGTCGGGACGCCCGAAGACATGGAGCTTTTTAAAAAGACCGAATTTTTCCGGCAACATGCCGCGCCCTTAACCCGCCATTGA
- a CDS encoding glycosyltransferase family 2 protein, whose amino-acid sequence MNTLEIILPLRNPTAVIEGTVKSLAAQTDRRFSVLLSDNFSTSGGEFFSSAEKQFEAAGISVRRVRPPFEIGRVEHWNWAHHEAHAEWLKPVFAGDWLEPDYIAKLRLASLTNPTCRYVYSSYVLHRVGYLPLTVKSVWSGGFRSAREMQEVVLRYGMQFGPPSAAAYEKSVFVTCGGYATSFPICADSLLFCAIASHFGALGLAEPLCNFNIHGARFSTGLGEKRRDTFRETLTYHSMIAYRAWAERAGFAWSSFARVLLRETRSYLRGR is encoded by the coding sequence TTGAACACGCTCGAAATCATTTTGCCGCTGCGCAATCCCACTGCGGTCATCGAGGGAACGGTGAAATCGCTCGCGGCCCAAACGGACCGGCGGTTCTCGGTTTTGCTCAGCGATAATTTTTCCACGTCGGGCGGCGAATTCTTTTCCAGCGCTGAAAAACAATTTGAAGCAGCAGGCATTTCCGTCCGGCGCGTTCGACCGCCTTTCGAGATCGGCCGGGTTGAGCATTGGAACTGGGCGCACCACGAGGCGCACGCCGAATGGCTCAAGCCCGTCTTTGCCGGTGACTGGCTCGAACCGGATTATATTGCAAAGCTTCGTCTCGCGAGCTTGACCAATCCCACCTGTCGTTATGTCTATTCGAGTTACGTTTTGCATCGCGTGGGTTATCTGCCATTGACGGTCAAAAGCGTTTGGTCCGGCGGATTCCGTTCGGCGCGCGAGATGCAAGAGGTCGTGCTGCGTTATGGCATGCAATTCGGGCCGCCCAGTGCGGCGGCTTACGAAAAATCCGTGTTTGTCACTTGCGGCGGCTACGCCACTTCGTTTCCCATCTGCGCCGATAGTTTGCTTTTTTGCGCGATCGCGTCGCATTTTGGCGCGCTGGGCCTGGCCGAACCGCTTTGTAATTTTAATATCCACGGCGCGCGTTTCTCAACCGGCCTTGGGGAAAAACGCCGGGACACTTTTCGCGAAACCCTGACCTATCATTCGATGATCGCTTATCGCGCCTGGGCGGAACGCGCCGGATTTGCGTGGAGTTCCTTTGCGCGTGTGCTGCTGCGTGAGACGCGGAGTTACCTGCGAGGACGCTGA